The following nucleotide sequence is from Nitratidesulfovibrio termitidis HI1.
CATCGACGTGGGCATTGCGGGCATCACCATCAAGGCCGAACGCCAGCAGGTCATCGACTTTTCCGACCCCTACTATGATTCCGGCCTGATGATCCTGGTGCGCGAAGGCGACACCGCCATCAAGTCGGTGGAAGACCTGAAGGGCAAGATCGTGGCCACCAAGACCGCCACCTCGTCCGTGGACTTCGTGAAGGCCAGCGCCAATGCCAAGGAAGTGAAGCTGTTCCCCAACAACGACGGCATGTTCTTTGAACTGATGAGCGGCGGCGCAGACGCCGCGGTGTTCGACATGCCCGTGGTGAAGGAATTCGCCATGACCGCCGGCAAGGGCAAGGTGAAGACCGTTGGCCCGCTGTACCAGGGCCAGTCCTACGGCATCGGCTTCCCCAAGGGCAGCCCGCTGGTGCCCAAGGTGAACGAGGCCCTGAAGAAGGCCAAGGCCGACGGCACCTACGACAAGCTGTACATGAAGTGGTTCGGCTACGCCCCCGGCAAGTAGACCGGCCTTGTTGCTGATGACGGCGGCGGCGGCGCTTCTGCGCCACGACACCGCCTGAACGGAAACGACGGGGATGGCCGCTGGGCCATCCCCTTGGCCGTTCCCGCACCCCGCGAGAATCACCCAAAGGCATTCCATGGCACTGGACTTTAAAGCAAGCGTCATGTGGGAAAGCGTGCCCCTGCTGCTCGGCGGGGTGCACCTGACCATCATCATCACCCTGGGGGGGCTGGCCATCGGCTTTCTGGTGGGCGCCGTCACCGGTCTGGCCAAGACCGCGCGCGGCAGGCTGCCCCGCGCCCTGGCCGACATCTATGTGGAGGCCATACGCGGCACTCCGCTCATCGTGCAGGTGATGTTCCTGTATTTCGGCGTGCCGCTGGCCACGGGCATGCGCATTCCGCCGGTGACGGCGGGCATCATCGCCATTGCCGTCAATTCCGGGGCGTACATCGCCGAAATCGTGCGCGGGGCCATCGAATCCATCGACGTGGGCCAGACCGAGGCGGGGCGCTCCATCGGGCTTACCCGCATGCAGACCATGCTGCACGTGGTATGGCCGCAGGCCTTTCGCCGCATGATCCCGCCGCTGGGCAACCAGTTCATCATCTCTTTGAAGGACACCTCGCTGCTGGTGGTCATCGGGGTGGGCGAACTGACCCGGCAGGGGCAGGAGATCATCGCCGTGAATTTCCGCGCCTTCGAGGTGTGGCTGACCGTGGCCGTGATGTACCTGGTGATGACGCTGAGCATCGCGCGGGCGCTGCGGGTGTACGAACGCAAGCTCAACGCCCGCGCTGGCAGATAGGGGGATGACACGATGAAGACCTGCGAATCCCCCATGATCGAAATCCGCAACCTGCACAAGCGGTTCGGCCAGAACGAGGTGCTGCGCGGCATCGACCTTACCGTCTGCCCCGGCGAGGTGGTGGTGATCATCGGGCCGTCCGGCTCGGGCAAGTCCACGGCGTTGCGCTGCATCAACCGGCTGGAGGAAATCACCTCCGGCAAGGTCGTCGTGGACGGACACGACCTGTACGACCCCGCCACCGACATCAACTACGTGCGCACCGAAGCGGGCATGGTGTTCCAGCAGTTCAACCTGTTTCCGCACATGAACGTGCTGCACAACGTGACCCTTGGCCCCATCCGCGTGCGCCGCACCTCTCGCGCCGAGGCCGACCGGCTGGGCCTGGCCCTGCTGGAAAAGGTGGGCCTGGCCGACAAGGCCACCGCCTACCCGGACCAGCTTTCCGGCGGGCAGAAGCAGCGGGTGGCCATTGCCCGTTCGCTGGCCATGCAGCCCAAGGTGCTGCTGTTCGACGAGCCCACCAGCGCTCTCGACCCCGAACTGGTGGGAGAAGTGCTGGAAGTCATGCGCGCCCTGGCCCTGGAAGGCATGACCATGGTCATCGTCACCCACGAAATGGGCTTTGCGCGCGAGGTGGCCGACCGCGTCATCTTCATCGATCAGGGCCGGATACAGGAAGAAGGCCCGCCGGACGAATTCTTCAGCGCGCCGAAAAACCCGCGCCTGCGCGAATTCCTGGGCCGCGTGCGCCACGCGTAGGCAGGCCCGCGCAGCCTAACGGGGAGTGCGGGACGGGGCGCGCAGGACGTGCAGCCTGTCGGCAGTGACGGGCGCGCGCCACCAAGGCAGCCGGATGCGCGACCCGCGCCACGCGCCGTGCCCGGCATGATGTCCTGAGAGGGGGGAACCGGAATTGTCCGGTTCCCCTCGCTTGTTGCGGCACGGGCCTTCCGTCAGGGTAATGCCGGGGTGGCATGCGGGGTGCGGCAGGGTAACGCCATGGCCGCCCCCCTCCGGACGGCCTTCCCACCCCGGTGCGACCCCGCTGCGGCCGCGCCGGGCCGAAACCTTCATGCTACGGATGCGGCATTTCCACCATCAACCAAAGGAAATACCATGTCCGCCTCCACTCGCGGGCGCACGTCCCGCCGCGCCCCTGCCCAGCGTTCTCCCCGAGCCATGTCCACCGAAGACATCCTGCGCAACGTGGTGTTCGCCAAGCGGCCCCGCGACGAACGGCCGGGGCCGACCGGCGGGGCAGCGCACGCCGGGCTGGGGTACGGCGCGGGCGGCGCGTCCGGCGCACCCGCCCCCCACGAGCCCGATTCCCGCCCCGGGACCACCACCGGTACCGCCGCCACCCCGTCCGGCGACATCCCGCCCGTGCTGGGCGTGCACTGCGCCTTCACGCCCGAGGGCAGACTGCGCGCCAAACAGGAACACTGCGGGGGGCGCATCACCAGCTACGACTACACCCACGACGAGCGCGGCCACCTGACCGAGGTGCGCCGCGACGGCCAGGTGGCGGAACGCTACGCCTACAACGCGGCGGGCCAGCGCACGGAGGCGCGGGTGGCCCCGCTGCCCGGCATGTCGCGCGACGCGCTGCGGGCCATGGAGACGGAGCGCACCTTTGCCTACGACGCTGCGGGCCGCCTCGTGCGTGCCGGGCGGGCGCGCTACATGTACGCCCCGGACGGCAGCCTGCGGTGCACGGAAGAGGGGCGCAACAGCACGTGGTTCTATTACGGAAATGGAGGAAACGCCGACGCCGGAGGCGCGCCCCATCACCCCCAAGGCCAGCTTGCCCCGGTGGCCCTCGATTCGGTGGTGCTGCCCGGGGGCGACATCATCCGTTACCGCTTCGGGCAGCACGGCATCCCCTTCCTGGTGCTGCGCAACGACGCGCCCAGCGGGGAATACCAGTGGCTCGACCCGTTGCGCCTGGCCCGCTTCCGCGACCACCGCACCGGCTCGGACTACACCTTTCATTACGGCAATGACCGCGTGCCCGAGGCCTCACCGTATGCGGCCCGGCGCTGGACAACCTGGACGGCAACCTGCTGGACCTGTCCATCTTCCGCAAGGACGGGGAGGCCGCCCCACCGCCGCGCTCCGTCACCTTCCGTATCGGACGCGACCAGGTGGGCACGGTAAAGGTCCTGATGGACCCGGACGGCACGGTGGTGAAACGCCTGGAGCACGACAACTTCGGCAACCTCCTGCTGGACACCTGCCCGTATTTCTACCTGCCGCTAGGCTTTGCCGGGGGGCTGGTGGACCGGCATACCGGACTGGTGCGCTTCGGCTTCCGCGACTACGACCCGCGCGCCGGACGCTTCACCGCGCCCGACCCCTTGGGCGACACCGGCGGCGACC
It contains:
- a CDS encoding amino acid ABC transporter ATP-binding protein, which encodes MIEIRNLHKRFGQNEVLRGIDLTVCPGEVVVIIGPSGSGKSTALRCINRLEEITSGKVVVDGHDLYDPATDINYVRTEAGMVFQQFNLFPHMNVLHNVTLGPIRVRRTSRAEADRLGLALLEKVGLADKATAYPDQLSGGQKQRVAIARSLAMQPKVLLFDEPTSALDPELVGEVLEVMRALALEGMTMVIVTHEMGFAREVADRVIFIDQGRIQEEGPPDEFFSAPKNPRLREFLGRVRHA
- the glnH gene encoding glutamine ABC transporter substrate-binding protein GlnH, translating into MKRLIQIALGLALVAALCAPAMAKKLVVAHDTNFKPFEFKGEDGKYTGFDIELWQAVAKTVGVDYELQPMDFNGIIPGLQTGNIDVGIAGITIKAERQQVIDFSDPYYDSGLMILVREGDTAIKSVEDLKGKIVATKTATSSVDFVKASANAKEVKLFPNNDGMFFELMSGGADAAVFDMPVVKEFAMTAGKGKVKTVGPLYQGQSYGIGFPKGSPLVPKVNEALKKAKADGTYDKLYMKWFGYAPGK
- a CDS encoding amino acid ABC transporter permease, producing MALDFKASVMWESVPLLLGGVHLTIIITLGGLAIGFLVGAVTGLAKTARGRLPRALADIYVEAIRGTPLIVQVMFLYFGVPLATGMRIPPVTAGIIAIAVNSGAYIAEIVRGAIESIDVGQTEAGRSIGLTRMQTMLHVVWPQAFRRMIPPLGNQFIISLKDTSLLVVIGVGELTRQGQEIIAVNFRAFEVWLTVAVMYLVMTLSIARALRVYERKLNARAGR